A region of Thermodesulfobacteriota bacterium DNA encodes the following proteins:
- a CDS encoding PAS domain S-box protein yields the protein MTAHRNEGERWFEALTEMAPVGLFRTDAAGRYLYVNRRWCAMAGLSAQEARGDGWLAALVPEDRARVAAAWQEATLHGRSFQAEFRLRAAGKAATRVQAVATPLSTAAGGLNGYVGSLTGGPALRRAGEGGQAGEEQLRAIIAQMPVILDAFDANGILCAWNQEGERVTGYTAEELVGNPQAMEILYPDADYRNAMMAAWKERGDDYYDWEWDLTAKDGTVKTIAWSNISSRVPIPGWSTWGVGVETTARRQAERALQERVKELSCLYALSQLIARRAGTLELLFQEAAALLPGAFQEPGATSVRIVFPDRIFQSVPFQETPWRLSSAIILQHEEVGHVEVFVDASGGSPETKPFLPEEGQLLDEVASRLAEAVEHARARHDEALLQELGAKTQELERFAHTISHDLRTPLTIIGGFARRVQVLLARGELAKAAEHLDRVMAMARQMEQRLLDLLELARQGHIVRPAVPVPFADLVHEVVTALSDR from the coding sequence GTGACTGCCCACCGGAACGAAGGCGAGCGCTGGTTCGAGGCCCTCACCGAGATGGCGCCGGTTGGTCTCTTCCGGACCGATGCGGCTGGCCGCTACCTCTACGTCAACCGCCGCTGGTGCGCGATGGCCGGCCTGTCCGCCCAGGAGGCGCGGGGGGACGGCTGGCTCGCCGCCCTGGTGCCGGAAGATCGAGCGCGGGTGGCCGCGGCCTGGCAGGAGGCGACCCTGCACGGCCGGTCTTTCCAGGCCGAATTCCGGCTCCGGGCGGCCGGGAAGGCCGCGACCCGGGTGCAGGCGGTGGCCACGCCCCTGTCCACCGCCGCCGGCGGGCTCAACGGCTATGTGGGCTCCCTCACCGGTGGCCCGGCCTTGCGCCGGGCAGGCGAGGGCGGGCAAGCCGGCGAGGAGCAGCTGCGGGCGATCATTGCCCAGATGCCGGTGATCCTGGACGCCTTCGACGCCAACGGCATCCTCTGCGCCTGGAACCAGGAGGGAGAACGAGTGACCGGCTACACCGCCGAGGAGCTGGTCGGCAATCCCCAGGCCATGGAGATCCTCTACCCCGATGCCGACTACCGCAACGCGATGATGGCAGCCTGGAAGGAACGGGGCGACGACTACTACGACTGGGAGTGGGATCTCACCGCCAAGGACGGAACCGTGAAGACCATCGCCTGGTCCAACATCTCCAGCCGCGTCCCCATCCCCGGCTGGTCCACCTGGGGCGTGGGGGTAGAGACCACGGCCCGGCGACAGGCGGAGCGGGCGCTCCAGGAGCGGGTCAAGGAGCTGTCCTGCCTGTATGCCCTCTCCCAACTGATCGCCCGGCGGGCGGGCACCCTGGAGCTGCTGTTCCAGGAGGCGGCGGCGCTCCTGCCCGGTGCCTTCCAGGAGCCGGGGGCGACCAGCGTCCGGATCGTCTTCCCGGATCGGATCTTCCAGAGCGTGCCCTTCCAGGAGACCCCGTGGCGGCTGTCGAGCGCCATCATCCTGCAACACGAAGAGGTGGGCCACGTGGAGGTCTTTGTCGACGCCAGCGGCGGCTCGCCGGAGACAAAGCCGTTTCTCCCCGAGGAGGGCCAGCTCCTGGACGAGGTCGCCTCCCGTCTGGCCGAGGCCGTGGAGCATGCCCGGGCCCGCCACGACGAGGCGCTGCTGCAGGAGCTGGGGGCCAAGACCCAGGAGCTGGAGCGGTTTGCCCACACCATCTCCCACGATCTCAGGACGCCTCTCACCATCATTGGCGGCTTTGCCCGGCGGGTCCAGGTCCTGCTGGCGCGGGGCGAGCTGGCCAAGGCCGCCGAGCATCTGGACCGGGTCATGGCCATGGCCCGCCAGATGGAGCAGCGGCTGCTGGACCTCCTGGAGCTGGCCAGACAGGGCCACATCGTCCGGCCGGCGGTGCCGGTTCCCTTCGCCGACCTGGTCCACGAGGTGGTGACTGCCCTGAGCGACCGG
- the argJ gene encoding bifunctional glutamate N-acetyltransferase/amino-acid acetyltransferase ArgJ, with amino-acid sequence MQVAGFQAAAVQAGIRYQGRLDLGLIVAEGPATVAGVFTTNLVKAAPVLLGQERVAKGQAQAILVNSGCANACTGTAGMAAARAAAAAVARSLGIAEELVLPCSTGVIGEPLPVERIEAAVPDLVRDLAADGLPAVARAMMTTDTRPKTASRTGLVAGRPVTVAGLAKGAGMIMPNMATMLSFLLTDAALEATALQEALRQAVAESFNAITIDGDTSTNDTVLLLASGRAGHPPLTPADRDGPAAFTALLSDLCQDLAGQIVADGEGVTKEVTIRVRGARTRQEAEQAGRTIANSALVKTAFFGADANWGRILAAAGRSGAWLDPRRVAIAIDGVLLVRDGLAVGQEAEAAATAILKGRSFTVTVDLGAGPAEFAIRTCDLSIDYVKINADYRS; translated from the coding sequence ATGCAGGTGGCAGGGTTTCAAGCCGCGGCGGTCCAGGCAGGGATCCGCTACCAGGGCCGGCTGGATCTGGGGCTCATCGTGGCCGAAGGCCCGGCCACCGTGGCCGGGGTCTTCACCACCAACCTGGTCAAGGCTGCACCAGTGCTCCTCGGTCAGGAGCGGGTGGCCAAGGGGCAGGCCCAGGCGATCCTGGTCAACAGCGGCTGCGCCAATGCCTGCACCGGCACGGCCGGCATGGCGGCGGCCCGGGCGGCGGCCGCCGCGGTGGCCCGCTCCCTGGGCATCGCCGAGGAGCTGGTGCTGCCGTGCTCCACCGGCGTCATCGGCGAGCCCCTGCCGGTGGAGCGCATCGAGGCCGCGGTGCCGGATCTCGTCCGGGACTTGGCCGCAGACGGCCTGCCGGCCGTGGCCCGGGCGATGATGACCACCGACACCCGGCCCAAGACCGCCAGCCGCACCGGCCTGGTGGCCGGCCGGCCGGTGACCGTGGCCGGCCTGGCCAAGGGCGCCGGCATGATCATGCCCAACATGGCCACCATGCTCTCCTTCCTGCTGACCGACGCGGCCCTGGAGGCCACGGCCCTGCAGGAGGCGCTGCGCCAGGCGGTGGCCGAATCCTTCAACGCCATCACCATCGATGGCGACACCTCCACCAACGACACCGTGCTCCTCCTGGCCTCGGGCCGGGCCGGCCACCCTCCCCTCACCCCGGCCGACCGCGACGGGCCCGCCGCCTTCACCGCTCTCCTGTCCGACCTGTGCCAGGACCTGGCCGGCCAGATCGTGGCCGATGGCGAAGGGGTCACCAAGGAGGTGACGATCCGGGTGCGGGGCGCCCGCACCCGGCAGGAGGCGGAGCAGGCCGGCCGCACCATCGCCAACTCCGCCCTGGTCAAGACCGCCTTCTTCGGCGCCGACGCCAACTGGGGCCGGATTCTGGCCGCGGCCGGCCGCTCCGGCGCGTGGCTCGATCCCCGCCGGGTGGCCATCGCCATCGACGGCGTCCTGCTGGTGCGAGACGGACTGGCCGTGGGCCAGGAGGCCGAGGCCGCCGCCACCGCTATCCTCAAAGGCCGCTCCTTCACGGTCACCGTGGATCTGGGCGCCGGCCCGGCGGAGTTTGCCATCCGCACCTGCGACCTGTCCATCGACTACGTCAAGATCAACGCCGACTACCGCTCGTAG
- the secA gene encoding preprotein translocase subunit SecA, translating to MIGRVLTRVFGSKNERYLKSLRPVVDRINALEAEVKPLSDEDLAGRTVLLRERLSQGESLDSLLPEAFATVREAAWRVLGQRPYDVQLIGGIVLHQGRIAEMKTGEGKTLVATLPVYLNALTGRGVHVVTVNDYLARRDSTWMGGIYQALGMSVGVIVHGLDDAARRAAYHADITYGTNNEFGFDYLRDNMKFDRRDFCQREFHYAIVDEVDSILIDEARTPLIISGPAEMSTELYHKVNAIIPRMKKEVQYTVDEKARSVSMTEEGVARAEELLGVDNLYDPKNIEWLHHVNQALKAHVLFQKDVDYIVNDGQVVIVDEFTGRTMPGRRYSDGLHQALEAKEGVKVENENQTLASITFQNYFRMYDKLAGMTGTADTEAAEFKKIYNLDVAVIPTHQTMIRKDYADVVYKTEAAKFRAVVREITELHAKGQPVLVGTISIEKSERISAMLKKEGIPHAVLNAKHHEQEAQIIAEAGQAGRVTIATNMAGRGTDIKLGEGVPDLGGLHILGTERHESRRIDNQLRGRSGRQGDPGSSRFYLSLQDDLLRIFGSDRISGIMDRLGMEEDEPIEHNLISRAIENAQRKVEAHNFDIRKHLLEYDDVMNKQREVIYRQRREALSGQDLKDVITEMLVDLASEAVAETVDSRKAPAEWDWAALLDRIQGIFGVQLAFSEEERQDLDVAGLKERVQALLAGAYQAKEEAVGSPTMRHLERVVLLQIVDGLWKEHLLRMDHLKEGIGLRGYGQKNPLDEYKKEGFNMFMDMIAMVKHNTLATLFRIQLASESEVDEMAEEERRKRALRLNRPAAGAEHQPQRRGGDKVGRNSPCPCGSGKKFKKCHGRGS from the coding sequence ATGATTGGACGTGTCCTGACCAGGGTTTTTGGCAGCAAAAACGAGCGCTATCTCAAGAGCCTGCGGCCGGTGGTCGACCGGATCAACGCCCTGGAGGCCGAGGTCAAGCCCCTGTCCGATGAGGACCTGGCCGGCCGCACCGTCTTGCTCCGGGAAAGGCTCAGCCAGGGCGAGTCCCTGGACAGCCTGCTGCCCGAGGCCTTCGCCACGGTGCGCGAGGCGGCCTGGCGGGTCCTGGGCCAGCGGCCTTACGACGTTCAGCTCATCGGCGGCATCGTTCTCCATCAGGGCAGGATCGCCGAGATGAAGACCGGCGAGGGCAAGACCCTGGTCGCCACCCTGCCGGTCTATCTCAACGCCCTCACCGGCCGCGGCGTGCACGTGGTCACGGTCAACGACTACCTGGCCCGCCGGGACTCCACCTGGATGGGCGGCATCTACCAGGCCTTAGGCATGAGCGTCGGGGTGATCGTCCACGGCCTGGACGACGCGGCCCGCCGAGCCGCCTACCACGCCGACATCACCTACGGCACCAACAACGAGTTCGGCTTCGACTACCTCCGGGACAACATGAAGTTCGACCGCCGGGACTTCTGCCAGCGGGAGTTCCACTACGCCATCGTCGACGAGGTGGACAGCATCCTCATCGACGAGGCCCGCACCCCGCTCATCATCTCCGGCCCGGCGGAGATGTCCACCGAGCTCTACCACAAGGTCAACGCCATCATCCCGCGCATGAAGAAGGAGGTGCAGTACACGGTGGATGAGAAGGCCCGCTCGGTGTCCATGACCGAGGAGGGCGTGGCCCGGGCCGAGGAGCTCCTGGGCGTGGACAACCTCTACGATCCCAAGAACATCGAGTGGCTGCACCACGTCAACCAGGCCCTGAAGGCCCATGTCCTCTTCCAGAAGGATGTGGACTATATCGTGAACGACGGCCAGGTGGTGATCGTGGACGAGTTCACCGGCCGGACCATGCCGGGCCGCCGGTACAGCGACGGCCTCCACCAGGCCCTGGAGGCCAAGGAGGGGGTGAAGGTCGAAAACGAGAACCAGACGCTCGCCTCCATCACCTTCCAGAACTACTTCCGGATGTACGACAAGCTGGCGGGCATGACCGGCACCGCCGACACCGAGGCGGCCGAGTTCAAGAAGATCTACAACCTGGACGTGGCGGTGATCCCCACCCATCAGACCATGATTCGCAAGGATTACGCCGACGTGGTCTACAAGACCGAGGCCGCCAAGTTCCGGGCCGTGGTCCGGGAGATCACCGAGCTGCATGCCAAGGGCCAGCCGGTTCTGGTGGGCACCATCTCCATCGAGAAGTCCGAGCGGATCTCGGCCATGCTGAAGAAGGAGGGCATCCCGCATGCCGTGCTCAACGCCAAGCACCACGAGCAGGAGGCCCAGATCATCGCCGAGGCCGGACAAGCCGGCCGGGTGACCATTGCCACCAACATGGCGGGCCGGGGCACCGACATCAAGCTGGGGGAAGGGGTGCCGGATCTGGGAGGGCTCCACATCCTGGGCACCGAGCGCCACGAGTCCCGGCGCATCGACAACCAGCTGCGGGGCCGCTCCGGCCGCCAGGGCGACCCGGGCTCTTCCCGGTTCTATCTCTCCTTGCAGGACGATCTTCTGCGGATCTTCGGCTCGGACCGCATCTCCGGCATCATGGACCGCCTGGGGATGGAAGAGGACGAGCCCATCGAGCACAACCTCATCAGCCGGGCGATCGAGAACGCCCAGCGCAAGGTGGAGGCCCACAACTTCGACATCCGCAAGCACCTCCTGGAATACGACGATGTCATGAACAAGCAGCGGGAGGTGATCTACCGCCAGCGGCGGGAGGCCCTCTCCGGCCAGGACCTGAAAGACGTCATCACCGAGATGCTGGTGGACCTGGCCAGCGAGGCGGTGGCGGAGACCGTGGACTCCAGGAAGGCGCCGGCCGAGTGGGACTGGGCGGCCCTCCTGGACCGGATTCAGGGCATCTTCGGGGTGCAGCTGGCCTTCTCCGAGGAGGAGCGGCAGGATCTGGACGTCGCCGGTCTCAAGGAGCGGGTGCAGGCCCTGCTGGCTGGGGCCTACCAGGCCAAGGAGGAGGCCGTCGGCTCCCCCACCATGCGCCATCTGGAGCGGGTGGTGCTCCTCCAGATCGTCGATGGCCTGTGGAAGGAGCACCTCCTGCGCATGGATCATCTCAAGGAGGGCATCGGCCTCCGGGGCTATGGCCAGAAGAACCCCCTGGACGAGTACAAGAAGGAGGGGTTCAACATGTTCATGGACATGATCGCCATGGTGAAGCACAACACCCTGGCGACCCTGTTCCGCATCCAGCTGGCCTCGGAAAGCGAGGTCGACGAGATGGCCGAGGAGGAGCGGCGCAAAAGGGCCCTGCGCCTGAACCGGCCCGCCGCCGGCGCCGAGCACCAGCCCCAGCGCCGGGGTGGTGACAAGGTCGGCCGCAACTCCCCCTGCCCCTGCGGCTCCGGCAAGAAGTTCAAAAAATGCCACGGGAGGGGCAGCTGA
- a CDS encoding N-acetyltransferase encodes MIRKARIEDVRPIHALLNRFADRGLLLGRSLSSLYDQIRDFHVAVEEEGAGERLIGVCALHFCWEDLAEVRSLAVTEDRHGQGIGRQLVTAILAEALTFGIHRVFTLTYQPGFFRKLGFRDIDKKELPHKVWSDCIQCPKFPDCTEEALLWEWGATKESP; translated from the coding sequence ATGATCCGCAAGGCCCGCATCGAGGATGTCCGTCCCATCCACGCCCTCCTCAACCGCTTCGCTGATCGGGGCCTCTTGCTGGGCCGCTCGCTGTCCTCCCTCTATGACCAGATCCGGGACTTCCATGTCGCGGTGGAAGAAGAAGGGGCAGGGGAGCGACTGATCGGCGTGTGCGCCCTCCACTTCTGCTGGGAGGATCTGGCCGAGGTCCGCTCCCTGGCGGTGACCGAGGACCGCCACGGCCAGGGCATCGGCCGGCAGCTGGTCACCGCCATCCTGGCCGAGGCCTTGACCTTCGGCATCCACCGGGTCTTCACCCTGACCTATCAGCCCGGCTTCTTCCGCAAGCTGGGCTTCCGAGACATCGACAAGAAGGAGCTGCCCCACAAGGTCTGGAGCGACTGCATCCAGTGCCCGAAATTCCCCGACTGCACCGAGGAGGCGCTGCTCTGGGAATGGGGAGCCACGAAGGAATCGCCATGA